The following proteins are co-located in the Frigidibacter mobilis genome:
- a CDS encoding rhodanese-related sulfurtransferase, with protein sequence MFTVAALYQFTRLPDPARLRGPLLACCEAAGVRGTLLLAREGVNGTIAGTRTGIDAVLAHLRTLPGCAALDWKESPAPKMPFARMKVRLKREIVTMGQPDVDPLAATGRYVDPAEWNALIEAPDVAVIDTRNDYEVEIGTFAGAVDPGTHSFREFPAWWQANAHRFHNKRVAMFCTGGIRCEKSTNYLLAQGVAEVFHLKGGILKYLEEVPEAESLWQGECFVFDRRVSVGHGLVPGDYDLCHACRRPLAAGDKLRPEYEQGVACHRCAAEHTDADRARFRERERQMRLARERGEEG encoded by the coding sequence ATGTTCACCGTTGCCGCGCTCTACCAGTTCACCCGCCTGCCCGACCCGGCGCGCCTGCGCGGGCCGCTGCTGGCCTGCTGCGAAGCAGCGGGGGTCAGGGGCACGCTGCTGCTGGCGCGCGAGGGGGTCAACGGCACCATCGCCGGCACCCGCACGGGGATCGACGCCGTGCTGGCGCATCTGCGCACCCTGCCCGGCTGCGCGGCGCTGGACTGGAAGGAGAGCCCGGCCCCTAAAATGCCCTTCGCGCGGATGAAGGTGCGGCTGAAGCGCGAGATCGTGACGATGGGCCAGCCGGACGTGGACCCGCTGGCGGCGACGGGGCGCTATGTCGACCCCGCCGAGTGGAACGCGCTGATCGAGGCGCCGGATGTGGCGGTGATCGACACCCGCAACGACTACGAGGTCGAGATCGGCACCTTTGCCGGCGCGGTCGACCCCGGCACGCACAGCTTCCGCGAGTTTCCGGCCTGGTGGCAGGCGAATGCCCACCGCTTTCACAACAAGCGGGTGGCGATGTTCTGCACCGGGGGCATCCGCTGCGAGAAATCCACCAACTACCTGCTGGCGCAGGGCGTGGCCGAGGTGTTCCACCTGAAGGGAGGGATCCTGAAATACCTTGAGGAGGTACCCGAGGCCGAGAGCCTTTGGCAGGGCGAGTGCTTCGTCTTCGACCGCCGTGTCAGCGTCGGGCACGGGCTGGTGCCGGGGGACTATGACCTCTGCCACGCCTGCCGCCGCCCGCTGGCCGCCGGGGACAAGCTGCGCCCCGAATATGAGCAGGGCGTGGCCTGCCATCGCTGCGCCGCCGAGCATACCGACGCCGACCGCGCGCGGTTCCGCGAGCGCGAGCGGCAGATGCGGCTGGCGCGGGAGCGGGGCGAAGAGGGTTAG
- the pncA gene encoding bifunctional nicotinamidase/pyrazinamidase, with protein MQAAPQASDTALIVIDVQTDFCPGGALAVAEGDAVIPAINAMMPGFGIVVLTQDWHPANHSSFAGNHPGAAPFSQIDMPYGPQVLWPSHCVQGTEGAGFHPALDTARADMILRKGFRPGIDSYSAFFENDRSTATGLEGYLRERGAQRLVLTGLATDFCVAYSALDAVRLGFAVTVRLDACRAIDLNGSLAAALGQMRAAGVTLEG; from the coding sequence ATGCAAGCAGCCCCCCAAGCATCCGATACAGCCCTGATCGTCATCGACGTCCAGACCGATTTCTGCCCCGGCGGCGCGCTGGCGGTGGCAGAGGGCGATGCGGTCATCCCCGCGATCAACGCCATGATGCCGGGCTTCGGCATCGTGGTGCTGACGCAGGACTGGCACCCGGCAAACCACTCCAGCTTCGCGGGCAACCACCCCGGCGCGGCGCCGTTCTCGCAGATCGACATGCCCTACGGCCCCCAGGTGCTCTGGCCCAGCCATTGCGTGCAGGGCACCGAGGGCGCCGGGTTCCATCCTGCGCTCGACACCGCCCGCGCCGACATGATCCTGCGCAAGGGCTTCCGCCCCGGCATCGACAGCTATTCGGCCTTCTTCGAGAATGACCGCAGCACCGCCACCGGCCTCGAAGGCTACCTGCGCGAGCGGGGGGCGCAGCGCCTCGTGCTTACCGGCCTCGCCACCGACTTCTGCGTGGCCTATTCCGCGCTCGATGCCGTGCGGCTCGGCTTTGCCGTCACCGTGCGGCTGGATGCCTGCCGCGCCATCGACCTGAACGGCTCGCTCGCCGCTGCCCTCGGCCAGATGCGCGCCGCGGGCGTCACGCTGGAGGGCTGA
- a CDS encoding sensor histidine kinase, producing MLQAISDWSLRPRSAAWRWSFALLACLGSFVLRYGLDSVLPAGFPYLTFFPAVILTTFFAGLWPGVMTALVCGGLAWFFFIAPVNSFALSGASGVALAFYAFITSTEIVILHLMRRAMAGLQAERARSAELAEARKLMFHELQHRVSNNLSAVASLLKLQRRKVEDPAAKRALDDAVGRIALVARMQRMLHDPGAQQIDFARFLHDMTRDVLQSTGAEDRIAQRVEACPVAIGPDQSIPLGLIATEFLSNAVEHGFPGERSGRVEVRLTMIAEEPAQALLEVRDDGVGLPASFDLEASNSLGLQIARQFALQIGAELTMAADAAGGTVSRLLFPLDEARPLA from the coding sequence ATGCTTCAAGCCATCAGTGACTGGTCCTTGAGGCCACGGAGTGCGGCATGGCGATGGTCATTTGCCCTGCTGGCCTGCCTTGGGTCCTTCGTGCTGCGCTACGGGCTCGACAGCGTGCTGCCGGCGGGCTTTCCCTATCTGACCTTCTTTCCGGCCGTGATCCTGACCACCTTCTTCGCCGGCCTCTGGCCCGGAGTGATGACGGCGCTGGTCTGCGGCGGGCTGGCGTGGTTCTTCTTCATCGCGCCGGTGAACTCGTTCGCGCTCAGCGGCGCATCGGGGGTAGCGCTGGCCTTCTATGCCTTCATCACCAGCACCGAGATCGTGATCCTGCACCTGATGAGGCGGGCGATGGCGGGGTTGCAGGCGGAGCGGGCGCGCAGCGCCGAACTGGCCGAGGCGCGCAAGCTGATGTTCCACGAATTGCAGCACCGGGTGTCGAACAACCTGTCGGCCGTCGCCTCGCTGCTGAAGCTGCAGCGGCGCAAGGTGGAGGATCCGGCGGCGAAGCGGGCGCTGGACGATGCGGTGGGGCGGATTGCGCTGGTGGCGCGGATGCAGCGGATGCTGCATGACCCGGGCGCGCAGCAGATCGACTTTGCCCGGTTCCTGCACGACATGACCCGCGACGTGCTGCAATCAACCGGGGCCGAGGACCGGATCGCGCAGCGGGTGGAGGCCTGCCCGGTGGCGATCGGGCCGGACCAGTCGATTCCGCTGGGGCTGATCGCCACGGAGTTCCTGTCCAATGCCGTGGAACACGGCTTCCCGGGCGAGCGCAGCGGCCGTGTGGAGGTTCGCCTGACGATGATCGCCGAGGAGCCCGCGCAGGCGCTGCTGGAGGTGCGCGACGATGGCGTCGGCTTGCCCGCCAGCTTTGACCTGGAGGCAAGCAACAGCCTTGGCCTGCAGATCGCGCGGCAGTTCGCCCTGCAGATCGGGGCGGAACTGACGATGGCGGCAGATGCCGCGGGGGGCACGGTCTCGCGCTTGCTGTTCCCGCTGGACGAGGCGCGGCCTTTGGCCTGA
- a CDS encoding M20 family metallopeptidase, whose translation MQNGDRVWDLVEAHRPEFVALADRVFDTPEVAYDEYASAEAHLQALQAAGARITRDLAGIPTALMGEWGQGGPLIAILGEYDALPALGQEPGVAEPRPLGNAGHGCGHNLLGSAAMLAAVALRDWLAETGTPGRVRYYGCPAEEGGAAKTFMVRAGLFADVDAAISWHPADMTGVFEAVSLANTRIDFTFTGRAAHAASSPELGRSALDAVELMNVAVNYLREHMPDDARVHYAYLDAGGEAPNVVQAKATVRQLIRTRRLRDLRALEGRVRKIAEGAALMTETQVSAKVVSAVSDLLGNSVLDRVMEAEMQRLGAPDFDAADKPLADAIRATLTPEHIADTFRRAGRPVDPDLALCDFVVPLGSAPVAAQGSTDVGDVSWAVPTVQAWVATCAIGTPFHTWQLTAQGKSPAAHKGMVHAAKIMAATGRALFAAPEVLAAAKAEHARHLAAEPYICPMPDEVQPPIRPRRS comes from the coding sequence ATGCAGAACGGCGACAGGGTCTGGGATCTGGTCGAGGCGCACCGGCCCGAGTTCGTGGCGCTGGCCGACCGGGTCTTCGACACGCCCGAGGTGGCCTATGACGAATATGCCTCGGCCGAGGCGCATCTGCAGGCGCTGCAGGCGGCGGGCGCGCGCATCACCCGCGACCTCGCCGGGATTCCGACTGCGCTGATGGGCGAATGGGGGCAGGGCGGCCCGCTGATCGCCATCCTGGGCGAGTATGACGCGCTTCCCGCGCTGGGGCAGGAGCCGGGGGTGGCAGAGCCGCGCCCGCTGGGGAATGCCGGGCATGGCTGCGGGCACAACCTGCTGGGCTCGGCCGCGATGCTGGCGGCGGTGGCGCTGCGCGACTGGCTGGCGGAAACCGGCACGCCGGGCCGTGTGCGCTATTACGGCTGCCCGGCGGAAGAGGGCGGCGCCGCGAAAACCTTCATGGTCCGCGCCGGGCTCTTTGCCGATGTCGATGCCGCGATCAGCTGGCACCCCGCCGACATGACCGGCGTGTTCGAGGCGGTGTCGCTGGCCAATACCCGCATCGACTTCACCTTCACCGGCCGCGCCGCCCATGCCGCTTCGTCGCCCGAGCTTGGCCGCTCGGCGCTGGACGCGGTGGAGCTGATGAACGTCGCGGTGAACTACCTGCGCGAGCATATGCCCGACGATGCCCGCGTGCATTACGCCTATCTCGATGCCGGGGGCGAGGCGCCGAACGTGGTGCAGGCCAAGGCCACCGTGCGCCAGCTGATCCGCACCCGCCGCCTGCGCGACCTGCGCGCGCTGGAGGGAAGGGTGCGCAAGATCGCCGAGGGCGCGGCGCTGATGACGGAAACGCAGGTCTCCGCCAAGGTCGTCTCTGCGGTGTCGGACCTTCTGGGCAATTCGGTGCTGGACCGGGTGATGGAGGCCGAGATGCAGCGCCTAGGCGCGCCGGATTTCGATGCCGCCGACAAGCCCCTTGCGGATGCCATCCGCGCCACGCTGACGCCCGAGCATATCGCCGACACCTTCCGCCGCGCCGGCCGCCCTGTGGACCCGGATCTGGCGCTGTGTGATTTCGTCGTGCCGCTGGGGTCCGCGCCGGTGGCGGCGCAAGGCTCGACCGATGTCGGCGATGTCAGCTGGGCGGTGCCTACGGTCCAGGCCTGGGTCGCCACCTGCGCCATCGGCACCCCGTTCCACACATGGCAGCTGACCGCGCAGGGCAAGTCGCCCGCCGCGCACAAGGGCATGGTCCATGCCGCCAAGATCATGGCCGCCACCGGGCGCGCGCTGTTCGCCGCGCCGGAGGTTCTTGCCGCCGCGAAAGCCGAGCACGCAAGGCATCTGGCGGCCGAGCCCTATATCTGCCCGATGCCGGACGAGGTGCAGCCCCCAATCCGCCCGCGGCGAAGCTAA